Sequence from the Christiangramia fulva genome:
CAAATCTTTTTCCTTCAGGAAAATTAGAAGAACCATCTGCCCTCATCTGGAACTCAGCGAGATACTTCTCCTGATAATCATAGGCTATACGGCTTATAATACTCTGACGAGTAAAATTGTAGCTATATCCGTAATTGTTCCTATCGGTAGCGGCGGGTCCCCCCTGTGAAAGTTCAGGTGTTGCGGTTGTAGGGAAATTTATTCTATTAGCTCCCAATGTATGTGAATAAGTTTCACTTTGTTCGTACCCTATAAAAGCATCAATATGATGGCCGTGAAACTCGTTTTTGTAGTTTAACTTGATGTTAGCAACCGTTTGAGATTCGTTAAATTGCTCTTCATTCAACGACCCTAATTGGTTAGGACCACCGCCAACAACAATTTGCTCGTAAACATCATTAGCACGATTGTAATTATAAAGAGTGTATGGAGTTCTGAAATTTCTTACCCGATTTGAAAGCTCGTCTACCGAATAGAATCCATCCAGAGAGAGCCCTTCAAGAAACGGTAATTCGTATTTAGCATTTAAGATACCGTTAAAAACATATCTGGGATTATCATTAATACCTCCCATTGCGGTAGCAAGAACGGCTGGATTGGCATTTTCTATTCCGGTAGAGGGATAGCCATTAGGGTAAAATGCAGGTATTGTAGGATATGCTCTATATATAGATCTAAAGATATATCCAGCACCTTCTGTTGGAAATTGACGGTCTTCTTTTCGGCCTGATAATAATAGACCAACATTAAGACGATCTGTAATATCTACGTTAATATTAGATCGAACATTATACTGATCGTATTGGGTTGCGCCATTCTTATATAAACCTTCCTGTGAAGTTTTTCCCAGAGAAAAGAAATAATTATTGTTTTCTCCACCTCCTCGAACATCAAGATGATGCTGTGTTTGAACCGCTACATTTTTTAGAGTTATTTCGGCCCAATCAGTATTGGGATAATTTAAGGGGTCAGATCCATTTCGAAATAGTTCAATTTCATTGTCATCATAAATTTGATTTAGACCTCCATCGGGATTATTATAATACGCTATTTCATTTCTTATTTGTGCGTACGTTGCAGCATTAGCCATTTCAGGCAAGCGAGTAGGAGAAGATAAACCTATATCAAATTTATAAGAAATCTCTGGTTTCGAATTGTTTTTTCCTTTTTTAGTAGTAATAAGAATTACACCATTGGCAGCACGGCTGCCATAGATAGCGGCTGAAGCATCTTTAAGTACCGTTACACTTTCGATATCTTCAGGTGATAATCTTGAAAGACCACCTACCTGACCCGGCACTCCATCAACAACAACAAGCACATCATTATTCCCTAAAGTTGATAGTCCCCTGACCAAAATAGACGAATCATCATATCCTGGTTCACCTGCCCTGTTTGTTGTAATTACACCTGACATCCGGCCGGCAAACGAACTTGAAAGGTTTGGTTGAGGACTCTCCGCCAGAGATTCCCCTTCAACTTCAGAAATGGAACCTGTAAGTGTTGCTCTTTTTTTACCGCCATAACCTACCACCACCACTTCGTTCAATGATTGTTGGTCTGGTTCCATTGTTATGTTAAAATTTGTTTTATTCCCAATTGGTATTTCCTGGGTGGCATAACTTATGAAGGAGACTACCAGAGTTTTATCCATCGGGTTTTCTACTCTAAGTGAAAAATTTCCGTCCATATTGGTAGTGGTACCATTTGACGTACCCTTAACAACAATTGTCGCGCCAGGAAGAGGCAGTCCAGTTTCATCTTTAACATTTCCAGTGATTTCTTGCTCCTGTGCAAAAATCAACGATGAAAATAGGAAGAAAAGAATCGAGGTATAGGACCTGAGACTTTTCGAAATAATTAATCTTTTCAACATACGTTTTAGTTTTAATGTAGAAGTGATTGATCCAGTTATTTTTTAATATGATTTAAGAAATCGATTTCGTAAAATTACTTTCACAAATATCGATCTACAATTTTCATGATTAATCAAAAAGATACCCCGGGGTAAATTGTCAAATTTCGGGGGGTTAATCGTTCAACTCTTAAATAATGCTTAATTTGGACAACTTAAAAAATGACTTTATTAAAAATTTTACCCAGAGAATGGAAATTCGCAATCTCTCTTTTATTTATATTTTTCAGTTCTGTTTGGTTGTTTTTGCGCAAAAATCATCCGGACAGAACGTATCCAATTACAATCTTAACTTTCATCTTTTAGATGTCTCATCTGGATTATCTCACAATTTTGTAAATGATATCACCCAGGATTCTCTCGGTTTTATTTGGGTAGGAACTTATGACGGATTGAATAGATATGACGGTTCAAGTTTTCTCCAGTTTAAAAAAGAATTGAAAAAACCATTGATGGGGCTGTCCAATAATTATGTTCAGGCGTTAGAAGTGCTTCCTCAGGGAATTTTAATTGCAACTGATGCGGGTTTAAATACCTATAATCTACGAAGCGGTAAATTTGATATTTTAAATAGTGAGAATGGTTTATATAATAATAGTGTTAGCAGCATAAAGAAGTTTTGCGATAATAATTTATTGGTTGGAACATATAGAGGAGGTCTGCAAATAGTAAATCAGAAAAAAGAAGTGATTAGTCTTCCAGATTTTTTTGGAATAAATAATGAGCTTTCTTTTAATGAGATATCATCTATTGTGATTCAAAACGATTCGCTAATCTGGGTGGGGTCCTTTAATAATGGGCTGGATAGAATCTCACTCAGAACTGGAGAAATTACTCATTCTTCTAAAATTAAAGGACTTGACCTAACCTCAGCAGTTATAAATATTCTCTATGTAGATTCCAAGAATAATTTATGGATCGGTACCCGAAGGGGACTAAAGATCTTAAAAAATGATGGTAAAGTTTTATCACTTTCCAAATCAAAAGCTCCTTCCTTTGGTTTAAGTGATGATGAGATATTGAGTTTACAGGAAGATCGGAATGGACAAATGTGGATAGGTACACGGAATGGTGGTCTGAATATCTTGGATATAAAATCTTTAAATAGTAAAAAGCTGCTTAACCGATGGTACCTGCCGGATAATAGCGGGAAAAGTGTTTTTAATAGAACAGTTTCTGTAATATTCCGGGATAAGCAGGGTAATATGTGGCTGGGTACTCCCACAGGAATAAATTTCGTTAACCCGAAAGGAGAAAAAATTCAGTTGCTTACTCATCAAAATTTGAAAGGGCATTCTTTAAGTCATGA
This genomic interval carries:
- a CDS encoding SusC/RagA family TonB-linked outer membrane protein — translated: MLKRLIISKSLRSYTSILFFLFSSLIFAQEQEITGNVKDETGLPLPGATIVVKGTSNGTTTNMDGNFSLRVENPMDKTLVVSFISYATQEIPIGNKTNFNITMEPDQQSLNEVVVVGYGGKKRATLTGSISEVEGESLAESPQPNLSSSFAGRMSGVITTNRAGEPGYDDSSILVRGLSTLGNNDVLVVVDGVPGQVGGLSRLSPEDIESVTVLKDASAAIYGSRAANGVILITTKKGKNNSKPEISYKFDIGLSSPTRLPEMANAATYAQIRNEIAYYNNPDGGLNQIYDDNEIELFRNGSDPLNYPNTDWAEITLKNVAVQTQHHLDVRGGGENNNYFFSLGKTSQEGLYKNGATQYDQYNVRSNINVDITDRLNVGLLLSGRKEDRQFPTEGAGYIFRSIYRAYPTIPAFYPNGYPSTGIENANPAVLATAMGGINDNPRYVFNGILNAKYELPFLEGLSLDGFYSVDELSNRVRNFRTPYTLYNYNRANDVYEQIVVGGGPNQLGSLNEEQFNESQTVANIKLNYKNEFHGHHIDAFIGYEQSETYSHTLGANRINFPTTATPELSQGGPAATDRNNYGYSYNFTRQSIISRIAYDYQEKYLAEFQMRADGSSNFPEGKRFGYFPSISAGYRITEEEWFNTDFFDDLKFRASYGQLGNDNVGQFQYYDNYVFNNGYVIGNEVVTGIDLTKLANPNITWEVAKKTDIAVNAKWLKHFNTEVVYYYENRSNILWPRNASIPQVTGIVNPYGSGALVPDENIGEVKSHGIETSIGYQRNAEGDFDFNITGNFTYARNEIEFIDEASGIPEYQKQTGGPMNTYLLYHAIGIFQNQEEIESRPSVPGAKPGDLIYEDMNDDGEITADDMYRTKYGNIPRITFGLTFDATYKNFDFSAVISGQGQVRQYVLPESGTIGNFYSSWANNRWSPNNPDGTYPRVSERSSSAVSGGLYRNDFWLDNNAFGRLKSVQLGYTFSEDWTDKIGLSRVRLYTSAFNLLTLTSVEDYDPEGYSESGQFYPQQRIINFGLNVQF